In one Balaenoptera ricei isolate mBalRic1 chromosome 20, mBalRic1.hap2, whole genome shotgun sequence genomic region, the following are encoded:
- the TP53I13 gene encoding tumor protein p53-inducible protein 13 isoform X2 gives MAPPPPPPQLLLLAALAGLLGPSEVVAEPAEEAGARCPEGLWPLPPQVSPRVTYTRVSPRQAEDVSFLYHPCAHPWLKLQFAFLAHICVAQPLLAPDSSLTQDRAPALAFTLRSWRPPGVEVASRGPTQLFPSGAKRRGLRAALGLQPTPSALRFRSVSPRSMEAKQPMLGPQGARDNAPSVPTGPLLLGGPGSNVSSRLEAQVPKGQSSPGVCACPSQASPAARAAAPPRAARGPTPRTEEAAWAAMALTFLLVLLTLATLCTRLHRNFRRGESIYWEPTVDSQDTVAAVLKRRLLMPPRRVKRSRRRPLLPPTPDGGPDGDSSE, from the exons ATGGCGCCTCCTCCGCCTCCGCCCCAACTGTTGCTCCTGGCGGCCCTGGCGGGGCTCCTGGGTCCCAGTGAG GTGGTGGCTGAGCCGGCTGAGGAGGCGGGAGCCCGTTGTCCCGAGGGCCTGTGGCCTCTGCCCCCACAG GTGTCGCCAAGAGTGACCTACACACGGGTGAGTCCACGGCAG GCTGAGGATGTCAGCTTCCTCTACCATCCCTGTGCCCACCCCTGGCTGAAGCTCCAGTTTGCCTTCCTGGCCCACATTTGCGTGGCCCAGCCCTTACTGGCCCCTGACTCCAGCCTCACCCAGGATCGG GCCCCGGCTTTGGCCTTTACACTGCGGAGCTGGAGGCCCCCAGGCGTAGAGGTGGCATCTAGAGGGCCTACGCAGCTCTTTCCTAGTGGTGCCAAGAGGCGTGGACTGCGGGCTGCCCTTGGTCTCCAGCCCACCCCCTCAGCCCTGAGGTTCCGCTCTGTTTCCCCACGGAGCATGGAGGCCAAGCAGCCTATGTTGGGACCCCAGGGTGCAAGGGATAATGCCCCATCTGTGCCCACCGGCCCACTGCTGCTTGGGGGGCCTGGAAGCAATGTCAGTTCCAGGCTAGAGGCTCAGGTGCCCAAAGGGCAAAGCAGCCCAGGGGTCTGTGCCTGTCCAAGTCAGGCTTCCCCGGCCGCTCGGGCAGCAGCGCCTCCGCGGGCAGCCCGGGGCCCCACCCCGCGCACGGAGGAGGCCGCCTGGGCTGCCATGGCCCTGACCTTTCTGTTGGTGCTGCTCACCCTGGCCACGCTCTGCACGCGGCTGCACCGAAACTTCAGGCGTGGGGAGAGCATCTACTGGGAGCCCACAGTGGACAGCCAGGACACAGTGGCTG CGGTGCTGAAGCGGAGGCTGCTGATGCCCCCTCGCCGGGTCAAGCGCTCCCGCCGGagacccctcctcccacccacgcCGGACGGCGGCCCGGATGGGGACAGCTCCGAGtga
- the TP53I13 gene encoding tumor protein p53-inducible protein 13 isoform X1: MAPPPPPPQLLLLAALAGLLGPSEVVAEPAEEAGARCPEGLWPLPPQVSPRVTYTRVSPRQAEDVSFLYHPCAHPWLKLQFAFLAHICVAQPLLAPDSSLTQDRPLVLAAWGVALEMAWVEPAWAAHWLKRRRRRKQKKEKAWFRSDSFSGPYPLVPAPGRGRLCRRGCVQAPALAFTLRSWRPPGVEVASRGPTQLFPSGAKRRGLRAALGLQPTPSALRFRSVSPRSMEAKQPMLGPQGARDNAPSVPTGPLLLGGPGSNVSSRLEAQVPKGQSSPGVCACPSQASPAARAAAPPRAARGPTPRTEEAAWAAMALTFLLVLLTLATLCTRLHRNFRRGESIYWEPTVDSQDTVAAVLKRRLLMPPRRVKRSRRRPLLPPTPDGGPDGDSSE; the protein is encoded by the exons ATGGCGCCTCCTCCGCCTCCGCCCCAACTGTTGCTCCTGGCGGCCCTGGCGGGGCTCCTGGGTCCCAGTGAG GTGGTGGCTGAGCCGGCTGAGGAGGCGGGAGCCCGTTGTCCCGAGGGCCTGTGGCCTCTGCCCCCACAG GTGTCGCCAAGAGTGACCTACACACGGGTGAGTCCACGGCAG GCTGAGGATGTCAGCTTCCTCTACCATCCCTGTGCCCACCCCTGGCTGAAGCTCCAGTTTGCCTTCCTGGCCCACATTTGCGTGGCCCAGCCCTTACTGGCCCCTGACTCCAGCCTCACCCAGGATCGG CCCCTGGTACTGGCAGCATGGGGGGTGGCACTGGAGATGGCATGGGTAGAGCCAGCCTGGGCTGCCCACTGGCTGAAGAGGAGGAGGCGGCGGAAGCAAAAGAAGGAGAAAGCATGGTTTCGCTCTGACAGTTTTTCTGGGCCCTATCCCTTGGTGCCAGCACCGGGCAGAGGGAGGCTGTGCCGGAGAGGGTGCGTGCAG GCCCCGGCTTTGGCCTTTACACTGCGGAGCTGGAGGCCCCCAGGCGTAGAGGTGGCATCTAGAGGGCCTACGCAGCTCTTTCCTAGTGGTGCCAAGAGGCGTGGACTGCGGGCTGCCCTTGGTCTCCAGCCCACCCCCTCAGCCCTGAGGTTCCGCTCTGTTTCCCCACGGAGCATGGAGGCCAAGCAGCCTATGTTGGGACCCCAGGGTGCAAGGGATAATGCCCCATCTGTGCCCACCGGCCCACTGCTGCTTGGGGGGCCTGGAAGCAATGTCAGTTCCAGGCTAGAGGCTCAGGTGCCCAAAGGGCAAAGCAGCCCAGGGGTCTGTGCCTGTCCAAGTCAGGCTTCCCCGGCCGCTCGGGCAGCAGCGCCTCCGCGGGCAGCCCGGGGCCCCACCCCGCGCACGGAGGAGGCCGCCTGGGCTGCCATGGCCCTGACCTTTCTGTTGGTGCTGCTCACCCTGGCCACGCTCTGCACGCGGCTGCACCGAAACTTCAGGCGTGGGGAGAGCATCTACTGGGAGCCCACAGTGGACAGCCAGGACACAGTGGCTG CGGTGCTGAAGCGGAGGCTGCTGATGCCCCCTCGCCGGGTCAAGCGCTCCCGCCGGagacccctcctcccacccacgcCGGACGGCGGCCCGGATGGGGACAGCTCCGAGtga
- the GIT1 gene encoding ARF GTPase-activating protein GIT1 isoform X1, which yields MSRKGPRAEVCADCSAPDPGWASISRGVLVCDECCSVHRSLGRHISIVKHLRHSAWPPTLLQMVHTLASNGANSIWEHSLLDPAQVQSGRRKANPQDKVHPIKSEFIRAKYQMLAFVHKLPCRDDDGVTAKDLSKQLHSSVRTGNLETCLRLLSLGAQANFFHPEKGTTPLHVAAKAGQTLQAELLVVYGADPGSPDVNGRTPIDYARQAGHHELAERLVECQYELTDRLAFYLCGRKPDHRNGHYIIPQMADSLDLSELAKAAKKKLQALSNRLFEELAMDVYDEVDRRENDAVWLATQNHSTLVTERSAVPFLPVNPEYSATRNQGRQKLARFNAREFATLIIDILSEAKRRQQGKSLSSPTDNLELSVRSQSDLDDQHDYDSVASDEDTDQEPLRSAGATRNNRARSMDSSDLSDGAVTLQEYLELKKALAASEAKVQQLMKVNSSLSDELRRLQREIHKLQAENLQIRQPPGPVPTAPLPSERAEHAPMGPGGSTHRRDRQAFSMYEPGSALKPFGGPPGDELTTRLQPFHSTELEDDAIYSVHVPAGLYRVRKGVSASAVPFTPSSPLLSCSQEGSRHTSKLSRHGSGADSDYENTQSGDPLLGLEGKRFLELGKEEDFHPELESLDGDLDPGLPSTEDVILKTEQVTKNIQELLRAAQEFKHDSFVPCSEKIHLAVTEMASLFPKRPALEPVRSSLRLLNASAYRLQSECRKTVPPEPGAPVDFQLLTQQVIQCAYDIAKAAKQLVTITTREKKQ from the exons ATGTCCCGGAAGGGGCCGCGAGCGGAGGTGTGTGCGGACTGCAGCGCCCCGG ACCCCGGCTGGGCCTCCATCAGCAGGGGTGTGCTGGTGTGTGACGAGTGCTGCAGCGTGCACCGGAGCCTGGGACGCCACATCTCCATCGTCAAGCACCTTCGCCACAGCGCCTGGCCCCCCACTCTGCTGCAG ATGGTGCACACACTCGCCAGCAACGGGGCCAACTCCATCTGGGAGCATTCCCTGCTGGACCCCGCGCAGGTGCAGAGCGGCCGGCGCAAAGCCAACCCCCAAGACAAAGTCCA CCCCATCAAGTCAGAGTTCATCAGAGCCAAGTACCAGATGCTGGCTTTTGTGCACAAGCTGCCCTGCCGGGACGACGACGGAGTCACCGCCAAGGACCTCAGCAAG CAACTCCACTCGAGCGTGCGGACGGGAAACCTGGAGACGTGTCTGCGCCTGCTGTCCCTGGGTGCCCAGGCCAACTTCTTCCACCCAGAGAAGGGCACCACACCGCTGCATGTGGCTGCCAAGGCAGGGCAGACGCTGCAGGCCGAGCTTCTCGTAGTGTACGGGGCTGACCCTGGCTCCCCTGATGTTAACGGCCGCACACCCATTGACTATGCCAG GCAGGCGGGGCACCATGAGCTGGCGGAAAGGCTAGTCGAGTGCCAGTATGAGCTCACTGACCGGCTGGCCTTCTATCTCTGTGGACGCAAGCCGG atcACAGGAATGGGCATTACATCATCCCGCAGATGGCGGACAG CCTAGACCTGTCCGAGTTGGCCAAAGCTGCCAAGAAGAAGCTGCAGGCG CTCAGCAACCGGCTTTTTGAGGAACTTGCCATGGACGTGTATGACGAGGTGGATCGAAGAGAAAATGACGCTG tGTGGCTGGCAACCCAAAACCACAGCACCCTGGTGACGGAGCGCAGTGCCGTACCCTTCCTGCCCGTTAACCCTGAATACTCAGCCACGCGGAATCAG GGGCGACAGAAGTTGGCCCGCTTTAATGCTCGAGAGTTTGCCACCTTGATCATCGACATTCTCAGTGAGGCCAAGCGGAGACAGCAGGGCAAGAGCCTGAGCAGCCCCACAG ACAACCTCGAGCTGTCTGTGCGGAGCCAGAGTGACCTGGACGACCAGCACGACTACGACAGCGTGGCCTCGGACGAGGACACAGACCAGGAACCCCTGCGCAGCGCCGGTGCCACCCGGAACAACCGTGCTCGG AGCATGGACTCCTCAGACCTGTCGGACGGGGCCGTGACACTGCAGGAGTATCTGGAGCTCAAGAAGGCCCTGGCCGCCTCCGAGGCAAAGGTGCAGCAGCTCATGAAAGTCAACAGCAGCTTGAGTGATGAGCTCCGGAGGCTGCAGCGGGAG ATCCACAAGCTGCAGGCCGAGAACTTGCAGATCCGGCAGCCGCCGGGGCCAGTGCCCACAGCCCCACTCCCCAGCGAACGAGCGGAGCACGCGCCCATGGGGCCTGGCGGGAGCACCCACCGCAGGGACCGCCAGGCCTTCTCCATGTATGAACCGGGCTCTGCCCTGAAGCCCTTTGGAGGCCCACCTGGGGATGAACTCACCACCCGGCTCCAGCCTTTCCACAGCACC GAGCTGGAGGATGACGCCATCTATTCAGTGCACGTCCCTGCTGGCCTTTACCGG GTCCGGAAGGGGGTGTCGGCCTCAGCTGTGCCCttcactccctcctccccactgctGTCGTGCTCCCAGGAAGGAAGCCGCCACACG AGCAAGCTTTCCCGCCATGGCAGCGGCGCAGACAGTGACTATGAGAACACGCAAAGTGGGGACCCGCTGCTGGG cctggaagggaagaggtTTCTAGAGCTGGGCAAGGAAGAGGACTTCCACCCGGAGTTGGAAAGCCTGGATGGAGACCTTGACCCTGGGCTTCCCAGCACAGAGGATGTCATCCTGAAGACGGAGCAGGTCACCAAGAACATTCAGGAATTATTGCGGGCTGCCCAGGAATTCAAGCATGACAG CTTTGTGCCCTGCTCAGAAAAGATCCATTTGGCTGTGACTGAGATGGCCTCTCTCTTCCCAAAG aggCCAGCCCTGGAGCCAGTGCGCAGCTCCCTGCGGTTGCTCAACGCCAGCGCCTACCGGCTGCAGAGCGAGTGCCGGAAGACAGTGCCCCCGGAGCCTGGCGCCCCTGTGGACTTCCAGCTGCTGACTCAGCAGGTGATCCAGTGCGCCTACGACATCGCCAAGGCTGCCAAGCAGCTGGTCACCATCACCACCCGAGAGAAGAAGCAGTGA
- the GIT1 gene encoding ARF GTPase-activating protein GIT1 isoform X2 has translation MSRKGPRAEVCADCSAPDPGWASISRGVLVCDECCSVHRSLGRHISIVKHLRHSAWPPTLLQMVHTLASNGANSIWEHSLLDPAQVQSGRRKANPQDKVHPIKSEFIRAKYQMLAFVHKLPCRDDDGVTAKDLSKQLHSSVRTGNLETCLRLLSLGAQANFFHPEKGTTPLHVAAKAGQTLQAELLVVYGADPGSPDVNGRTPIDYARQAGHHELAERLVECQYELTDRLAFYLCGRKPDHRNGHYIIPQMADRSQCGQMGMVRPGHLGSLNAQIFSLLRPQDSPLLFCLDLSELAKAAKKKLQALSNRLFEELAMDVYDEVDRRENDAVWLATQNHSTLVTERSAVPFLPVNPEYSATRNQGRQKLARFNAREFATLIIDILSEAKRRQQGKSLSSPTDNLELSVRSQSDLDDQHDYDSVASDEDTDQEPLRSAGATRNNRARSMDSSDLSDGAVTLQEYLELKKALAASEAKVQQLMKVNSSLSDELRRLQREIHKLQAENLQIRQPPGPVPTAPLPSERAEHAPMGPGGSTHRRDRQAFSMYEPGSALKPFGGPPGDELTTRLQPFHSTELEDDAIYSVHVPAGLYRVRKGVSASAVPFTPSSPLLSCSQEGSRHTSKLSRHGSGADSDYENTQSGDPLLGLEGKRFLELGKEEDFHPELESLDGDLDPGLPSTEDVILKTEQVTKNIQELLRAAQEFKHDSFVPCSEKIHLAVTEMASLFPKRPALEPVRSSLRLLNASAYRLQSECRKTVPPEPGAPVDFQLLTQQVIQCAYDIAKAAKQLVTITTREKKQ, from the exons ATGTCCCGGAAGGGGCCGCGAGCGGAGGTGTGTGCGGACTGCAGCGCCCCGG ACCCCGGCTGGGCCTCCATCAGCAGGGGTGTGCTGGTGTGTGACGAGTGCTGCAGCGTGCACCGGAGCCTGGGACGCCACATCTCCATCGTCAAGCACCTTCGCCACAGCGCCTGGCCCCCCACTCTGCTGCAG ATGGTGCACACACTCGCCAGCAACGGGGCCAACTCCATCTGGGAGCATTCCCTGCTGGACCCCGCGCAGGTGCAGAGCGGCCGGCGCAAAGCCAACCCCCAAGACAAAGTCCA CCCCATCAAGTCAGAGTTCATCAGAGCCAAGTACCAGATGCTGGCTTTTGTGCACAAGCTGCCCTGCCGGGACGACGACGGAGTCACCGCCAAGGACCTCAGCAAG CAACTCCACTCGAGCGTGCGGACGGGAAACCTGGAGACGTGTCTGCGCCTGCTGTCCCTGGGTGCCCAGGCCAACTTCTTCCACCCAGAGAAGGGCACCACACCGCTGCATGTGGCTGCCAAGGCAGGGCAGACGCTGCAGGCCGAGCTTCTCGTAGTGTACGGGGCTGACCCTGGCTCCCCTGATGTTAACGGCCGCACACCCATTGACTATGCCAG GCAGGCGGGGCACCATGAGCTGGCGGAAAGGCTAGTCGAGTGCCAGTATGAGCTCACTGACCGGCTGGCCTTCTATCTCTGTGGACGCAAGCCGG atcACAGGAATGGGCATTACATCATCCCGCAGATGGCGGACAG AAGCCAGTGTGGCCAGATGGGGATGGTCAGACCTGGGCACCTCGGATCCCTGAACGCCCAGATCTTCTCTCTTCTGAGACCCCAAGACTCCCCGCTACTTTTCTG CCTAGACCTGTCCGAGTTGGCCAAAGCTGCCAAGAAGAAGCTGCAGGCG CTCAGCAACCGGCTTTTTGAGGAACTTGCCATGGACGTGTATGACGAGGTGGATCGAAGAGAAAATGACGCTG tGTGGCTGGCAACCCAAAACCACAGCACCCTGGTGACGGAGCGCAGTGCCGTACCCTTCCTGCCCGTTAACCCTGAATACTCAGCCACGCGGAATCAG GGGCGACAGAAGTTGGCCCGCTTTAATGCTCGAGAGTTTGCCACCTTGATCATCGACATTCTCAGTGAGGCCAAGCGGAGACAGCAGGGCAAGAGCCTGAGCAGCCCCACAG ACAACCTCGAGCTGTCTGTGCGGAGCCAGAGTGACCTGGACGACCAGCACGACTACGACAGCGTGGCCTCGGACGAGGACACAGACCAGGAACCCCTGCGCAGCGCCGGTGCCACCCGGAACAACCGTGCTCGG AGCATGGACTCCTCAGACCTGTCGGACGGGGCCGTGACACTGCAGGAGTATCTGGAGCTCAAGAAGGCCCTGGCCGCCTCCGAGGCAAAGGTGCAGCAGCTCATGAAAGTCAACAGCAGCTTGAGTGATGAGCTCCGGAGGCTGCAGCGGGAG ATCCACAAGCTGCAGGCCGAGAACTTGCAGATCCGGCAGCCGCCGGGGCCAGTGCCCACAGCCCCACTCCCCAGCGAACGAGCGGAGCACGCGCCCATGGGGCCTGGCGGGAGCACCCACCGCAGGGACCGCCAGGCCTTCTCCATGTATGAACCGGGCTCTGCCCTGAAGCCCTTTGGAGGCCCACCTGGGGATGAACTCACCACCCGGCTCCAGCCTTTCCACAGCACC GAGCTGGAGGATGACGCCATCTATTCAGTGCACGTCCCTGCTGGCCTTTACCGG GTCCGGAAGGGGGTGTCGGCCTCAGCTGTGCCCttcactccctcctccccactgctGTCGTGCTCCCAGGAAGGAAGCCGCCACACG AGCAAGCTTTCCCGCCATGGCAGCGGCGCAGACAGTGACTATGAGAACACGCAAAGTGGGGACCCGCTGCTGGG cctggaagggaagaggtTTCTAGAGCTGGGCAAGGAAGAGGACTTCCACCCGGAGTTGGAAAGCCTGGATGGAGACCTTGACCCTGGGCTTCCCAGCACAGAGGATGTCATCCTGAAGACGGAGCAGGTCACCAAGAACATTCAGGAATTATTGCGGGCTGCCCAGGAATTCAAGCATGACAG CTTTGTGCCCTGCTCAGAAAAGATCCATTTGGCTGTGACTGAGATGGCCTCTCTCTTCCCAAAG aggCCAGCCCTGGAGCCAGTGCGCAGCTCCCTGCGGTTGCTCAACGCCAGCGCCTACCGGCTGCAGAGCGAGTGCCGGAAGACAGTGCCCCCGGAGCCTGGCGCCCCTGTGGACTTCCAGCTGCTGACTCAGCAGGTGATCCAGTGCGCCTACGACATCGCCAAGGCTGCCAAGCAGCTGGTCACCATCACCACCCGAGAGAAGAAGCAGTGA
- the ABHD15 gene encoding protein ABHD15, which translates to MPPWGAALALLLAAFALLGLLAALLRRPGRRAVGARTLPGAQGQDHEEEVDGAGPADQFSDGREPLPGGCRLICKPSALAQCLLRALRRSTALEPGPRSWLSGPHLQTLCHFVLPVGPGSDLAREYLQLADDGLVALDWVVGPCARGRRVTNAGGLPAVLLVIPNAWGRLTRNVLGLCLLALERGYYPVIFHRRGHHGCPLVSPRLQPFGDPSDLKEAITYIRFRHPAAPLFAVSEGSGSALLLSYLGECGSSSYMTGAACISPVLCCREWFEAGLPWPYERGFLLHQKIALSRYATALEDTVDTGKLFRSRSLREFEETLFCHTKSFPISWDTYWDHNDPLRDVDEAAVPVLCICSADDPVCGPPNHFLPTELFHSNPYFFLLLSRHGGHCGFLRQEPLPAWSHEVILEYFRALTEFFRTEERMKGLSRRRASFLGGRRRWGTLPKREVSPSSNLEEIFSWKRSYTR; encoded by the exons ATGCCGCCGTGGGGCGCCGCCCTCGCCCTGCTCCTGGCCGCGTTCGCCCTGCTTGGCCTGCTCGCCGCGCTGCTGCGGCGCCCCGGGAGGCGCGCCGTCGGAGCGAGGACCCTGCCGGGGGCGCAGGGCCAAGACCACGAGGAGGAGGTGGACGGCGCAGGCCCCGCGGACCAGTTCAGCGACGGGCGTGAGCCTCTGCCCGGCGGGTGCAGGCTCATCTGTAAGCCGTCGGCGCTGGCCCAGTGCCTGCTGCGCGCCTTGCGACGCTCGACAGCGCTGGAGCCGGGCCCGCGCTCCTGGCTCTCCGGGCCCCACCTGCAGACCCTCTGCCATTTCGTGCTGCCGGTGGGGCCGGGATCCGATCTGGCCCGGGAGTACCTGCAGTTGGCGGACGACGGGCTGGTGGCCCTGGACTGGGTCGTGGGACCTTGCGCCCGGGGCCGCCGGGTCACCAATGCCGGAGGCCTCCCGGCGGTGCTGCTGGTGATCCCCAATGCCTGGGGACGCCTCACCCGCAACGTGCTCGGCCTCTGCTTGCTGGCCCTGGAGCGCGGCTACTACCCGGTCATCTTCCACCGTCGCGGCCACCACGGCTGCCCACTGGTCAGCCCCCGGCTGCAGCCTTTCGGGGACCCGTCTGATCTCAAAGAGGCCATCACTTACATCCGCTTCCGACACCCCGCAGCCCCGCTGTTCGCGGTGAGCGAGGGCTCGGGCTCGGCGCTGCTGCTGTCCTACCTGGGCGAGTGTGGCTCCTCCAGCTACATGACCGGTGCAGCCTGCATCTCGCCGGTGCTATGCTGCCGCGAGTGGTTTGAGGCCGGCCTGCCCTGGCCCTACGAGCGGGGCTTTCTGCTCCACCAGAAGATCGCCCTCAGCAG GTATGCCACAGCCCTGGAGGACACAGTGGATACTGGAAAACTTTTCAGGAGCCGCTCCCTGCGAGAGTTTGAAGAGACCCTCTTCTGCCACACCAAGAGCTTCCCCATCAGCTGGGACACCTACTGGGACCACAACGACCCCCTCCGGGATGTGGATGAGGCAGCCGTACCTGTGCTATGCATCTGTAGTGCCGATGATCCTGTGTGCGGGCCCCCAAACCACTTTCTGCCAACTGAACTCTTTCACAGCAACCCCTACTTCTTCCTCCTGCTCAGCCGTCACGGAGGCCACTGTGGCTTCCTGCGCCAGGAGCCCTTGCCAGCCTGGAGCCACGAGGTCATCTTGGAGTACTTCCGGGCCTTGACTGAGTTCTTCCGAACGGAAGAGAGGATGAAAGGGCTGAGCAGGCGCCGAGCTTCATTCCTAGGGGGCCGGCGTCGCTGGGGAACCCTGCCAAAGCGGGAGGTCTCTCCCTCTTCCAACCTGGAAGAGATCTTTAGCTGGAAGAGATCGTATACAAGGTGA